From Acidobacteriota bacterium, one genomic window encodes:
- a CDS encoding polymer-forming cytoskeletal protein, whose amino-acid sequence MIRMGRSSAKDQPNATENVQEQGNFYQYSGEVQPQAPRAVSESESMARDIKEGRLSGYVGNGTVLTGETAFQAMLRVDGHLTGRVTSENGTLIIGSTGRVDANIAVAAAVVNGIVNGDIIATEKLEFGRSARVVGNVQTPRIIVEDGAIFEGSCSMLKAKEASDKRSAAVKTGYAPIETSAVEAGAEVSESDEIADAATS is encoded by the coding sequence ATGATTAGAATGGGTCGAAGTTCGGCGAAAGATCAGCCGAACGCAACGGAGAACGTTCAGGAACAGGGCAATTTTTACCAGTATTCCGGAGAAGTTCAGCCGCAGGCGCCGCGGGCCGTGTCGGAAAGCGAGTCGATGGCACGCGACATTAAGGAAGGCCGTTTGAGCGGTTATGTCGGCAATGGAACCGTCCTGACCGGCGAGACCGCTTTTCAGGCGATGCTTCGCGTTGACGGACATCTGACTGGACGCGTGACGTCGGAGAATGGCACGCTCATCATCGGTTCGACGGGGCGCGTCGACGCCAATATCGCGGTGGCCGCGGCGGTTGTCAACGGAATCGTCAACGGCGACATCATCGCCACCGAAAAGCTCGAATTCGGACGTTCGGCACGTGTCGTCGGGAATGTTCAGACGCCGCGGATCATTGTCGAAGACGGTGCGATCTTCGAAGGAAGCTGTTCGATGCTCAAGGCAAAGGAAGCCTCGGACAAGCGAAGCGCCGCCGTCAAGACCGGTTATGCGCCGATCGAAACCTCGGCCGTCGAGGCGGGAGCGGAAGTCAGCGAATCCGACGAGATCGCCGACGCGGCGACAAGCTAA
- a CDS encoding FHA domain-containing protein has product MKSTLTITEPTGKSWDVDLVPETVYTIGRAKENDIVLNDRRVSRHHAHVYSDGDGVKLFDGVIVDGEIKRSVNRVFVNGLPIYEKNLSEGDVVTIGETRLAFHRSIETVAPATDRTAPITFEAPVAAPPVATALRYDDQPLGHTQLLISAEKLIGKSVTSIEAELTTPAELKMLRRKAQTLEMLYELSKTLGNVFDLKEIFMRATDLIFRGTPADRVVALLADETIDGKILDYSLVPIAMKVRDAQLEKLTEKLTVSRTITQRVMRDKVALLSQDAKTDEKFVGAESIVSQGVRSTICAPLITESNVHGVVYADRLDPFATFTSDDLELISAVAAQTAVSVETVKAHKRLAREEVARANYSRFMPEYVVKQLLDNPNSFKLGGVNQKITVLFADIRGFTSISERENPEKIVGILNRYFTAMSEIIFAYGGTLDKYIGDGLMALFGAPNASPEDAKNALTTAVAMQKRLIVLNQELIADGLNPIEIGIGMHTGLATVGYIGSEKRSEYTAIGDTVNLAARLEQNSKGGQILISEATAAECRELIPLIPHEPLTVKNRLQPVTLYEVKWN; this is encoded by the coding sequence GTGAAGTCAACCTTAACAATCACTGAACCGACAGGAAAGTCCTGGGATGTCGATCTGGTTCCGGAGACCGTCTATACCATCGGGCGGGCGAAGGAAAACGATATTGTCCTTAATGATCGCCGCGTCTCGCGCCACCACGCCCACGTCTATTCTGACGGCGATGGGGTCAAGCTCTTTGACGGCGTGATCGTCGACGGCGAGATCAAGCGCAGCGTCAACAGGGTTTTCGTAAACGGTCTTCCAATTTACGAGAAGAACCTCTCCGAAGGCGATGTCGTGACCATCGGCGAGACTCGGCTCGCGTTTCACCGATCCATCGAAACAGTCGCGCCGGCAACCGACCGTACGGCGCCGATCACGTTCGAAGCGCCGGTTGCCGCACCGCCCGTCGCGACGGCCTTGCGATACGACGATCAACCGCTCGGACATACGCAGCTTCTGATCTCCGCCGAAAAGCTCATCGGCAAAAGCGTGACTTCGATCGAGGCCGAGTTGACGACGCCGGCGGAACTGAAAATGCTCCGACGCAAGGCCCAAACGCTCGAAATGCTTTACGAGCTCAGCAAAACGCTCGGGAATGTCTTCGACCTGAAAGAGATCTTTATGCGCGCCACCGATCTCATTTTTCGCGGAACGCCCGCCGACCGCGTTGTGGCGTTGCTCGCTGATGAGACGATCGACGGAAAGATCCTCGACTACTCGCTGGTTCCGATCGCGATGAAGGTTCGCGACGCGCAACTCGAGAAACTGACCGAAAAACTCACGGTCTCGCGCACGATCACGCAACGCGTCATGCGCGATAAGGTTGCGCTGCTGTCGCAGGACGCAAAAACGGACGAAAAGTTCGTCGGCGCCGAGTCGATCGTTTCGCAGGGCGTCCGTTCGACGATCTGCGCGCCGCTGATCACGGAGTCGAACGTCCACGGTGTGGTTTACGCCGACCGCCTCGACCCGTTCGCGACATTTACGTCCGACGACCTCGAACTGATCTCGGCCGTCGCCGCGCAGACGGCTGTTTCGGTCGAAACCGTAAAGGCACACAAGCGCCTTGCGCGTGAGGAAGTGGCGCGTGCGAACTATAGCCGTTTCATGCCGGAGTATGTTGTAAAACAGTTGCTTGACAACCCCAATTCGTTTAAGCTAGGTGGCGTTAATCAGAAGATAACCGTGTTGTTCGCGGACATTCGCGGCTTTACTTCGATCTCGGAACGCGAGAATCCTGAGAAGATCGTCGGAATTTTGAATCGCTATTTCACCGCGATGAGCGAGATCATCTTCGCTTACGGCGGTACGCTTGACAAGTACATCGGCGATGGACTGATGGCTTTGTTCGGCGCGCCGAACGCGTCGCCTGAGGATGCGAAAAACGCCCTGACGACGGCTGTCGCGATGCAAAAACGACTGATCGTTTTGAATCAGGAACTGATCGCCGACGGACTGAACCCGATCGAGATCGGCATCGGGATGCACACCGGACTCGCCACCGTCGGGTACATCGGCTCAGAGAAGCGAAGCGAATACACGGCGATCGGCGATACGGTAAATCTGGCGGCCAGGCTTGAACAGAATTCAAAGGGCGGTCAGATTCTGATCAGCGAGGCGACGGCAGCCGAATGCCGGGAACTGATCCCCCTGATACCCCACGAACCGCTGACGGTGAAAAACCGGCTCCAGCCCGTCACGCTGTATGAAGTAAAATGGAACTAA
- a CDS encoding aminotransferase class V-fold PLP-dependent enzyme: MSMIYFDNNATTAVAPEVFEAMIPFLTGSFGNPSSGHAAGRAARRIVESSREEVASLIGAASSDEIVFTSGGTESDNWAILGALESLPEKRHIITTRVEHEAVRKLCELLSKKGYEISWLDVSGDGALDSDQLRRELRADTAIVSVMLANNETGILFPVADLAEIVKANSAALFHVDGVNAVGKVAIDLKRTAIDLFALSGHKFHAPKGIGALYIKNGVDLAPRSIGGGQERGRRAGTEAVHQIAGLGKAAEFAADLSKMDRVREIRDRLENEILQKIPNSRLNGTTDRSLRLPNTSNISFEGINGEMIVARLDAAGVAVSTGSACNSETHTASPVMQAMNIPYGQAMGSIRFSLGRYNTEAEVGFAIEKLLQIVAELRSVAGVS, translated from the coding sequence ATGTCTATGATTTATTTCGACAACAACGCGACGACCGCAGTTGCGCCCGAAGTCTTCGAAGCGATGATACCGTTTCTGACCGGTTCGTTCGGCAACCCGTCTTCGGGACACGCCGCCGGACGCGCAGCCCGAAGAATAGTTGAAAGTTCGCGCGAAGAGGTTGCCTCGTTAATCGGCGCCGCGTCATCCGACGAGATCGTTTTCACGTCCGGTGGAACCGAAAGCGACAATTGGGCGATTCTCGGCGCGCTCGAATCTTTGCCGGAAAAGCGTCATATCATTACGACTCGCGTCGAACACGAAGCGGTTCGAAAACTGTGTGAACTTCTGTCAAAAAAGGGATACGAAATCTCGTGGCTCGATGTCAGTGGTGATGGAGCCCTCGATTCGGACCAACTCCGGCGCGAGTTGCGCGCCGACACCGCGATCGTCTCGGTGATGCTCGCCAACAACGAAACCGGAATTCTCTTCCCCGTCGCCGATCTGGCTGAAATCGTCAAAGCAAATTCGGCCGCGTTGTTCCACGTCGACGGCGTCAACGCGGTCGGCAAGGTCGCGATCGACCTCAAGCGGACGGCGATTGATCTATTCGCGCTTTCCGGGCACAAGTTTCACGCGCCGAAGGGGATCGGCGCGCTATATATCAAGAACGGCGTCGATTTGGCGCCACGGTCGATCGGCGGCGGGCAAGAGCGCGGCCGGCGTGCGGGAACGGAAGCTGTTCATCAAATTGCCGGACTCGGAAAAGCCGCCGAATTCGCGGCGGATCTGTCGAAAATGGACCGCGTTCGCGAAATTCGCGACCGTTTGGAGAACGAAATTTTGCAGAAAATTCCAAATTCTCGGTTAAACGGGACCACCGACCGATCGCTCCGCCTCCCGAACACTTCGAACATCTCTTTCGAAGGGATCAACGGCGAAATGATCGTTGCGCGGCTCGACGCGGCCGGCGTCGCCGTTTCGACAGGTTCGGCGTGCAACTCGGAAACGCACACCGCATCACCGGTGATGCAGGCGATGAACATCCCGTACGGTCAGGCGATGGGATCGATCCGATTTTCACTCGGACGGTACAACACGGAAGCCGAAGTTGGGTTTGCAATCGAGAAACTCTTGCAGATCGTGGCCGAACTGCGTTCGGTCGCGGGCGTCAGCTAG
- a CDS encoding arginine-tRNA-protein transferase, producing the protein MICVLSPFSVSAVENFSFINEQFFAAHVGPEATDQLLAGGWRHFGEHYFRYNLGFYDSEIRRVFALRIDLSTFSFSKSQRRTLKRNEDLETVFRPARVSDETHDLFDRHKQRFQHAVPESIYDFVSPEPASVPCEGLECAVYDGARLMAVSFFDVGKIAVSSIYGMFDPEETNRRLGIFTILREIEFALESGKKYYYHGYIYDGNSFYDYKKRFRALEIYDWNGSWLKFRD; encoded by the coding sequence ATGATTTGCGTTCTCTCGCCTTTTTCAGTTTCCGCTGTGGAGAATTTCTCTTTCATCAACGAGCAGTTTTTCGCGGCGCACGTTGGCCCCGAAGCGACCGATCAACTCCTCGCCGGCGGTTGGCGGCACTTCGGCGAACACTACTTTCGTTACAACCTTGGGTTTTACGATTCGGAGATCCGGCGCGTCTTTGCCTTGAGGATCGACCTTTCTACCTTCAGCTTTTCGAAAAGCCAGCGCCGCACGCTGAAGCGCAACGAAGATCTTGAAACCGTTTTCAGGCCGGCGCGGGTCTCGGATGAGACTCACGACTTGTTCGATCGTCACAAACAGCGCTTTCAGCACGCCGTTCCGGAGTCGATCTACGACTTTGTCTCGCCTGAACCGGCGAGCGTCCCGTGCGAAGGCCTCGAATGCGCGGTTTACGACGGCGCGCGTTTGATGGCGGTTTCTTTCTTCGACGTTGGAAAAATCGCGGTATCGAGCATTTACGGAATGTTCGATCCCGAGGAAACCAACCGCCGTCTGGGAATCTTCACCATACTGCGCGAGATCGAGTTTGCTCTTGAATCAGGAAAAAAATACTATTACCACGGCTACATTTACGACGGCAACTCGTTTTACGACTATAAGAAGCGGTTTCGTGCGCTGGAGATTTACGACTGGAACGGAAGCTGGCTTAAGTTCCGTGATTGA
- a CDS encoding rod shape-determining protein, with amino-acid sequence MSLSEAKKKSSSNMRISSLKNLVTDSMAIDMGTSSTIIAVNGRDIVLDEPSYIAVNDLSKEVVAFGQEAYDMMGREGRDITVVAPLSGGVVADFEKTKRMLAYFVRKSKSGASQMATRAIMSIVSDATHVEQRALMNAAEEAHIGKVSLVEEGLAAAFGAGVSPNDKRASAVVDLGAGTTNIAIIAKGTVISSTSSRIGGNDINNALATHIRRHRGLQVGEETTENLKTNFSSTFLPEDIARSIEIRGRDVQTGSPGAVDITAGEVYPVVEAIVRRVAQMISDTLTELRPEVAADIYDRGVILTGGGALLHGIDQYFRNFVSLPVTVADEPRYATVRGLLKMFAEPELLERVSRNELSLLQNAEIPFEA; translated from the coding sequence ATGAGTTTGTCGGAAGCGAAAAAGAAGTCTTCCTCGAATATGCGAATTTCGTCACTCAAAAATCTGGTTACCGATTCGATGGCAATCGATATGGGGACGTCGAGCACGATCATCGCCGTCAACGGCCGTGACATTGTATTGGACGAACCGTCATACATCGCAGTCAACGATCTTTCAAAAGAGGTCGTCGCTTTCGGTCAAGAAGCTTACGACATGATGGGTCGCGAAGGACGCGACATCACGGTCGTCGCGCCGCTCAGCGGCGGCGTCGTGGCCGATTTTGAAAAGACCAAGCGAATGCTCGCCTATTTCGTCCGAAAATCGAAGTCAGGCGCTTCACAGATGGCGACGCGGGCGATTATGAGCATCGTTTCAGATGCCACGCACGTTGAGCAGCGCGCGTTGATGAATGCTGCGGAAGAAGCGCATATCGGTAAAGTCAGCCTCGTTGAAGAAGGACTCGCGGCGGCCTTCGGCGCCGGGGTTTCGCCGAATGATAAACGCGCGTCGGCGGTGGTCGACCTCGGGGCCGGAACGACGAACATCGCCATCATCGCCAAGGGGACGGTGATCAGTTCGACATCGTCGCGGATCGGAGGCAACGATATCAATAACGCGCTGGCGACCCATATTCGTCGGCATCGCGGACTTCAAGTCGGCGAGGAAACCACTGAAAACCTGAAGACGAATTTTTCCTCGACCTTTCTGCCCGAAGACATTGCGCGGTCGATCGAGATTCGCGGACGCGATGTTCAAACCGGAAGTCCCGGCGCCGTCGACATCACCGCCGGTGAGGTCTATCCGGTCGTCGAAGCGATCGTCCGGCGCGTCGCACAAATGATCAGCGATACGTTGACCGAACTGCGACCTGAGGTCGCCGCCGATATCTACGACCGCGGCGTGATCCTGACCGGCGGCGGTGCGCTGCTTCATGGAATCGACCAGTATTTCCGAAATTTCGTCAGTTTACCGGTGACGGTCGCCGACGAACCGCGTTACGCGACGGTTCGCGGTCTCTTGAAGATGTTTGCCGAACCCGAACTCCTCGAACGCGTTTCGCGAAACGAACTCAGCCTGCTGCAGAACGCCGAGATTCCCTTTGAAGCATAA
- a CDS encoding deoxyribodipyrimidine photo-lyase: MYQISERVQLLNDKNPNNGGSYVLYWMQMFKRVAQNHALEVAIRKANSMNVPLVVYEGLKYYYPWANNRIHTFILEGVEEKRREFANRGIRYIFYLQQDENSPKHTVERLAADACLIVTDDYPCFIIPAHNRTVASLADVPVYAVDSNGVIPMSRFEKEEYAAYTIRPKIRRMLGDYLKPFSESEVSVRADRLEVDCPETFVDDIPKLVGGCSIDHSVAPSEVYRGGTANGRARLKKFVDEILPDYSHARNKPERDGSSRLSPYLHFGFLSPVEIAIEVSNADAPQESKDAYLEELIVRRELSFNFTRFNPNYDSLTSLPAWVQLTMRKHADDPRDYRYTLDQLENAETHDELWNAAQRELVKTGEIHNYVRMLWGKNVIAWSRSYEEAFETLVHLNNKYALDGRDPNSYAGILWCFGKHDRPWMERPVFGTIRYMTSNSTGKKFDSKRYIRLISDL; the protein is encoded by the coding sequence ATGTATCAAATCAGCGAGCGGGTTCAACTCCTCAACGACAAAAATCCAAACAACGGCGGATCATACGTTCTCTATTGGATGCAGATGTTCAAGCGCGTCGCGCAGAACCACGCGCTCGAGGTCGCGATTCGCAAGGCGAATTCGATGAACGTTCCGCTCGTCGTTTACGAAGGCCTGAAGTATTACTATCCGTGGGCGAACAACCGTATCCACACGTTTATCCTCGAAGGCGTCGAGGAAAAGCGCCGCGAGTTTGCGAATCGCGGTATCAGGTACATTTTCTATCTGCAGCAGGACGAAAATTCTCCAAAGCACACCGTCGAGCGACTCGCCGCCGATGCGTGTCTGATCGTTACCGATGACTATCCGTGTTTTATCATCCCGGCGCACAATCGGACGGTCGCGAGCCTTGCCGATGTTCCGGTTTACGCAGTCGATTCGAACGGCGTGATTCCGATGTCGCGTTTTGAAAAGGAAGAATACGCGGCCTACACGATTCGTCCGAAGATCCGGCGGATGCTCGGCGATTATTTGAAGCCGTTTTCGGAATCGGAAGTTTCGGTTCGAGCCGATCGACTTGAGGTCGATTGTCCGGAAACGTTCGTCGATGACATCCCGAAGCTTGTCGGAGGTTGCTCGATCGATCATTCGGTTGCGCCGTCCGAGGTTTACAGGGGCGGAACGGCAAACGGACGAGCGCGACTTAAGAAATTCGTCGACGAGATTCTCCCCGATTACTCGCACGCCCGCAACAAGCCCGAACGCGACGGCAGCTCGCGCCTTTCGCCGTATCTTCACTTCGGATTCTTGTCGCCGGTAGAGATCGCGATCGAGGTTTCCAATGCTGACGCACCGCAGGAATCGAAGGATGCGTACCTTGAAGAACTGATCGTCCGGCGCGAACTTTCGTTCAACTTCACGCGGTTCAATCCGAATTACGATTCGCTGACTTCGTTGCCTGCTTGGGTTCAACTGACGATGCGCAAACACGCTGATGACCCGCGCGATTATCGTTACACGCTTGATCAGCTGGAGAACGCCGAAACGCACGACGAGCTTTGGAACGCCGCGCAGCGCGAGCTGGTAAAAACCGGCGAGATCCACAACTATGTCCGGATGCTCTGGGGGAAAAACGTCATCGCCTGGTCGCGTTCATACGAGGAAGCGTTCGAGACGTTGGTTCATCTGAACAACAAATACGCCCTCGACGGTCGCGACCCGAACAGCTATGCCGGAATTCTCTGGTGTTTCGGCAAACACGACCGCCCGTGGATGGAGCGCCCGGTTTTCGGGACGATCCGATATATGACCTCGAATTCGACCGGGAAGAAATTCGATTCAAAACGATACATCAGGTTGATTTCGGATCTGTGA
- the ttcA gene encoding tRNA 2-thiocytidine(32) synthetase TtcA: MGKAIADFRMIEEGDKIMVCLSGGKDSFTLLDLLLDVQKRSPVNFEILAVNLDQKQPGFPEEVLPNYLESIGVNYRIVEEDTYTVVKQHIPEGKTFCSLCSRLRRGILYSVAIEEGCTKVALGHHADDIIATFLLNLFFVGQLKAMPPILRSDAGTNTVIRPLAYAQEKEIAQYAQERQFPIIPCNLCGSQPNLKRARVKDLVTDLEKEIPFIRSSIMTALTNVTGSHLLDTSLYDFENFEPLIKQIPQGHGSIEKELDAVFDHSEEHLIGSRIQPVVIESLLN, translated from the coding sequence ATGGGCAAGGCCATCGCCGATTTTCGAATGATCGAAGAGGGCGACAAGATAATGGTCTGCCTTTCGGGCGGGAAAGACAGCTTCACGCTGCTCGATCTGCTGCTCGATGTGCAGAAGCGCTCACCGGTCAACTTCGAGATCCTGGCGGTCAATCTCGATCAGAAGCAGCCCGGCTTTCCCGAAGAAGTGCTGCCGAATTACCTCGAATCGATCGGCGTCAACTACCGGATCGTCGAAGAGGACACGTACACCGTCGTCAAACAGCATATCCCCGAAGGCAAGACGTTTTGTTCTCTTTGTTCTCGTTTGCGCCGCGGAATTCTCTATTCGGTCGCGATTGAGGAAGGCTGCACGAAGGTCGCGCTCGGTCACCACGCCGACGATATCATCGCAACATTTCTTCTGAACCTGTTTTTTGTCGGACAGCTGAAGGCGATGCCGCCGATTCTTCGTTCAGACGCGGGAACCAATACCGTCATCCGGCCGCTTGCGTACGCGCAGGAAAAGGAGATCGCGCAGTATGCTCAGGAACGACAGTTTCCGATCATTCCCTGCAATTTGTGCGGTTCGCAGCCGAACCTCAAGCGTGCGCGGGTCAAGGATCTCGTAACGGACCTTGAGAAGGAGATTCCGTTCATCCGAAGTTCGATAATGACGGCGCTGACGAACGTGACCGGTTCGCATCTCCTCGATACGAGCCTCTACGACTTCGAGAATTTCGAACCGCTCATCAAACAGATCCCGCAAGGCCACGGCAGCATCGAAAAGGAACTCGACGCGGTCTTCGATCACAGCGAGGAACATCTCATCGGCAGTAGAATCCAGCCGGTCGTTATTGAATCACTTCTTAATTAG
- a CDS encoding Uma2 family endonuclease gives MGLPKLKTKISVADYLDGELISEVRHEYLDGEVFAMAGASERHHRISLNLAKRLDDHLERSKCQAFMAEMKLKADEKTFYYPDVFVSCDKDPQSEYFREEPVLIIEVVSASTRQIDKREKLRAYQAIPTVQEYVIVEQDKVLVELHRRLPDGRWLTHIYNKGDFDEIIEFRSVEMTVTLEEIYNRVKFD, from the coding sequence ATGGGACTTCCGAAACTCAAAACGAAGATCAGCGTCGCGGACTACCTCGACGGGGAATTGATCAGCGAGGTCAGGCACGAGTATCTCGACGGCGAGGTCTTTGCAATGGCCGGCGCGAGCGAAAGGCACCATCGAATCTCGTTGAATCTCGCAAAACGCCTCGACGATCATCTCGAACGCTCGAAATGTCAGGCCTTCATGGCCGAAATGAAGCTCAAAGCGGATGAAAAGACGTTTTACTACCCTGATGTCTTCGTCAGTTGCGACAAAGACCCGCAAAGCGAGTACTTTCGGGAGGAACCGGTCTTGATCATTGAGGTTGTTTCAGCCTCGACACGCCAGATCGACAAGCGCGAGAAACTTCGGGCCTATCAGGCGATCCCGACGGTTCAGGAATATGTGATCGTCGAGCAGGACAAAGTACTCGTCGAACTTCATCGCCGCCTGCCGGACGGGCGCTGGCTGACACATATTTACAACAAAGGCGATTTTGACGAAATCATCGAATTCCGCTCGGTCGAGATGACGGTCACGCTCGAAGAGATCTACAACCGAGTCAAATTCGACTAG
- a CDS encoding serine hydrolase: protein MSKSKFLRYLLSLTLVLSIFTAAIPQLATAQTSVIQPSTDLTKALETIESKTDARRKELGIPGMSLAIVKDGKVIFAKGLGFKDFEKKIPVTPDTQFAIGSATKAFTALSVLMSADEGKVDLDASPRQYLPYFKMQDPETDKNMTVRDLLDHSSGLNRTDLAMITGKLTRQELIQVVGGAKPMAKLREKFFYNNIMFAAAGEVVAQTQKTTWEKFVPERIFKPLGMTNSTMDLTEMQKAKDYSLGYEYNFDTKETRRLPFRSIDQVAPAGAINSSARDMTKWLDFVLNGGSVDGKRLVSEKNFDEWTKKQMNVTPNGKIAYGLGWFVRDWNGMKVLEHGGNIDGFNALVAMIPEKKLGFVMLTNVSGSSLGSELMPIVWENILGNPNAPQEVSGDAMAKEVGKYRMEAAGFDIEVKLENGKLVAVVPNQPTYALENVGGRKYRLVGAPDGFFATFKDDSMFLEQPQGNYTLPKVGAPTVSGNTEGLKELIGKYQVDKGAATVEIKELDGKVALVVEGQQPYFLAEKSKDVYRMNPLPDDFSLKVKRSENGKVAAIVLVQPQGEPTFNRIDSNADATTKISVDELMAKSIEAIGGEANWRKIKSRVMTLDLDIVNQGMRGSATTYSKFPNKSATETSMTALGKVIAKGFDYFDGTGGQEVFTFSEVEKYSGKRLEDARINNDILAPLNWKTNYKTVEVKGIEKVGEEECWAVEFTPEKGTKFTDLYSVKTFLLLKRRGVIPSSTSDNSLPYSIEFSDYREVDGIKISFRSLNSTPTTGEMISTIKTVKHNVEIDDKMFAPRKLKF, encoded by the coding sequence ATGTCAAAAAGCAAATTCTTACGCTATCTTCTTTCGCTAACACTTGTACTGTCAATATTTACCGCCGCGATTCCGCAACTTGCGACGGCCCAGACGTCGGTCATTCAGCCTTCGACCGATCTCACCAAGGCGCTCGAGACGATCGAGTCAAAGACCGACGCGCGCCGCAAGGAACTCGGGATTCCCGGGATGTCGCTCGCCATCGTCAAGGACGGCAAAGTGATCTTTGCGAAAGGCCTCGGTTTCAAGGATTTCGAGAAAAAGATCCCGGTCACGCCCGACACGCAGTTCGCGATCGGCTCGGCGACCAAAGCTTTTACGGCGCTCAGCGTGCTGATGTCGGCCGACGAGGGCAAGGTTGACCTCGACGCGAGTCCGCGCCAGTATCTGCCCTACTTCAAAATGCAGGATCCGGAAACGGACAAGAATATGACGGTGCGCGATCTGTTGGACCATTCCTCTGGGCTCAACCGGACCGACCTCGCGATGATCACCGGCAAACTGACGCGGCAGGAACTGATCCAGGTCGTCGGCGGCGCGAAGCCGATGGCGAAACTGCGCGAGAAATTCTTCTATAACAACATTATGTTCGCCGCGGCCGGCGAGGTCGTCGCGCAAACGCAGAAGACGACGTGGGAGAAATTCGTTCCCGAACGTATTTTCAAGCCGCTCGGGATGACCAATTCGACGATGGACCTGACCGAGATGCAAAAGGCGAAGGATTACTCGCTCGGATACGAGTACAACTTCGACACCAAGGAAACGCGAAGATTGCCCTTCCGTTCGATCGATCAGGTCGCTCCCGCCGGCGCGATCAATTCTTCGGCCCGCGATATGACGAAATGGCTCGATTTCGTATTGAACGGCGGCAGCGTCGACGGCAAACGGCTCGTCAGTGAAAAGAACTTCGACGAGTGGACGAAGAAACAAATGAACGTCACGCCGAACGGCAAGATCGCCTACGGCCTCGGTTGGTTCGTCCGCGATTGGAACGGGATGAAGGTCCTCGAACACGGCGGCAATATCGACGGCTTCAACGCGCTCGTGGCGATGATCCCGGAGAAGAAACTCGGCTTCGTGATGCTCACGAATGTTTCGGGTTCATCGCTTGGGAGCGAACTGATGCCGATCGTTTGGGAGAACATCCTCGGAAATCCGAACGCGCCTCAGGAAGTCTCCGGAGACGCGATGGCGAAGGAAGTCGGAAAATACCGTATGGAAGCGGCCGGCTTCGATATCGAGGTGAAGCTTGAAAACGGCAAGCTGGTCGCCGTAGTTCCAAACCAGCCGACATATGCGCTCGAGAACGTCGGCGGACGCAAATACAGACTTGTCGGCGCGCCCGACGGGTTTTTCGCGACGTTCAAGGACGATTCGATGTTCCTCGAACAGCCGCAGGGCAACTATACGCTCCCCAAAGTCGGCGCGCCGACCGTTTCCGGAAACACGGAAGGTTTGAAGGAACTGATCGGCAAGTATCAGGTGGACAAAGGCGCGGCGACGGTCGAGATCAAGGAACTGGACGGCAAGGTCGCGCTTGTCGTGGAAGGCCAGCAGCCGTATTTCCTGGCCGAAAAATCGAAGGACGTTTACCGTATGAATCCGTTGCCGGATGACTTTTCGCTCAAGGTAAAGCGGAGCGAGAACGGCAAGGTGGCGGCGATCGTACTGGTTCAGCCGCAAGGCGAACCAACGTTTAACCGGATCGACTCGAACGCCGACGCAACCACAAAGATCAGCGTCGATGAACTGATGGCGAAATCGATCGAGGCAATCGGCGGCGAGGCGAACTGGCGCAAGATCAAGTCCCGCGTTATGACGCTCGATCTGGATATCGTCAATCAGGGAATGCGGGGCAGCGCGACGACTTATTCAAAGTTCCCGAACAAATCAGCGACCGAAACGTCGATGACGGCGCTCGGCAAAGTCATTGCCAAGGGCTTCGATTACTTTGACGGTACCGGCGGCCAAGAGGTCTTTACCTTTTCCGAGGTTGAGAAATACTCGGGCAAACGCCTTGAAGACGCACGGATCAACAACGATATTCTCGCTCCGCTAAACTGGAAAACGAACTACAAAACGGTCGAGGTCAAAGGCATCGAAAAGGTCGGCGAGGAGGAATGCTGGGCGGTCGAATTTACACCGGAAAAGGGAACGAAATTTACCGACCTATATTCCGTAAAGACGTTTCTGCTGCTCAAGCGCCGCGGCGTGATACCGTCGAGCACAAGCGACAATTCGTTGCCGTACTCGATCGAATTTTCGGATTACCGCGAGGTGGACGGCATCAAAATCTCCTTCAGATCGCTGAACTCGACGCCGACGACCGGCGAGATGATTTCAACCATCAAGACCGTAAAGCACAACGTCGAGATCGACGACAAGATGTTCGCCCCGCGGAAACTGAAGTTCTGA